The Terriglobus sp. TAA 43 sequence CCCTCTCCCATCAAAATCCATCGCAACACCGTCCAAGCACCGACATACAAACCACTTACGTTAACGAAGCGCGCCTTGTATCTCATACCCTCGACCGCTACAATCCACGTCCATGCACCTGCGTTTCGGCTTCCGGACTCTCATCGCCATCTGCGTCACGCTCGCCGTACTCCTCGGCGTCGTCGCATTTGTGCAGTACCGATGGTCAAAACGTGTACTCGCCGCCGATCTCCAGCGCGAACGCGAACATCTCGATCTCTCCGCCTCACTCTTCGCATCACGCTTCAACCGCAACCTCGCAGATGCCGTCGGCTTCCTTCAGAACGACGCGCAAACCGCATGGACCACAAACGCACCACTTCCGTCTCTTCCGACACTGATAAAAGAGCTCTACCTCGTCGACATCTCGGGCGCACAACCTCACGCCCTACGCGCAAACAACGCCGGTACATTCTCAGCAGTGGCAACCCCCAACTGGATGCATCCCGAAGAATGTGCCGCAACTATTTCCCAGCAACCACTCGCCATCACCACACCGCTGTTTCAACCCGTCGTCGAAAAGACGAAACAAGGCCAAAGCCTCTTTCTCATCTCGCATGCCAATCACTGCTTCGTCGCATTGCTCAATGAAGACTTCATCAAGACCACACTCGTTCCAAACCTGCTTCAGCAAAGCTTCGGCAAATCTTCCATAAACGACTACGATTTCGCTATCGTCCCGCGCCACCGCGATGCACAGCAAATCTACGGCCCCAGGATCAAGCCGGATTTCAGAAAGCCTTTCTTCTCCGTATCGCTGCGAAACCTTCCACCCATACCAGGCCGCCCATCAACCGCACCAACTCCCCCCGGCCGAATCATCCAGCGCTATCAGATTCAAACCGAAACACACGGCCCTCCTTCACCACCTAGCGACATCTGGGAATTGCAGGTTGCACATCGCGGCCTGCCTCTAGCTGCCGCTTTCCGTCGTGAACGCAAGCAGGAACTCCTGCTCGTCGTCGCTGCAGAATTTCTCCTCGGCGCATCCATCATCCTTCTGGTGCTGAGCGCACATCGCATGCAACGCGCCGCAGAACAGCGCATGCAATTCGTGGCAGCCGTTTCACATGAACTACGAACACCCGTGTCCTCCATCTCCATGCTTTCGCGCAATCAAGCAGACGGCCTCGTGACTGACGCAGATAAGGTTACGCAATACGGTGAACTCATCCACCAACAATCACGACGCCTCAGTGAAATGATCGAGCAGACGCTTCAATACGCGGGCATCCACTCCAACCTCGGCACAAAAACACGCACCCCAGTTAACATCGCCAACATAATCACCACCGCTCTGTCTGTGCACAACGACGAACTAACCCGCGCACAATTTCAAGTCGAGCAAAACATCCCTAACAACCTTCCGACAATTCAAGGCGATGCCAGCTTACTCCGCATAGCTATCGACAACCTGCTTTCAAACGCCATCAAGTACGCAGCCAACGGTCGTTGGATCGGCATCCATGCCGAATACTCCACCAGCAATCGCGCCATCCTCGTACACATCTCCGACCACGGCCCCGGCATCGAAGCCACCGATCGCGAACATCTGTTCGAGCCTTTCTATCGCGGCCATGCAGCAACAGAAACAAACATCCCCGGCTCCGGCATCGGCCTCAGCCTCGTACGCTCTGCAGCAGAAGCACACGGCGGTTCCGTCACCGTCGAAAGCACACCCGGACAAGGCAGCACCTTTACACTGAGAATCCCTGCATGACACGCATCCTCTTCATCGAAGATGAACAAGCCTTCGCCATCGGCCTCATCGACCGCCTGCGCGCAGAGGGCTATGAAGTGCAATGGGAGAGCAACGGGAACGCAGGTCAACAGGCCGCGTCAGCAAACACATTCGATCTCATTCTGCTCGACGTCTCGCTCCCCGGAAAGAACGGCTTCGACATCTGCCGCGACCTACGCCGCGACAACATCTCCACACCGATACTCATGCTCACGGCGCGCGGCGAAGTCATCGACCGCGTCCTCGGCCTCAAACTCGGCGCAGACGACTACGTGCAAAAGAACTGCGAACCCATCGAACTCATGGCACGCATCGAAGCCCTCCTGCGCAGATCCCAACCCTCTGCAACATCGCCCGACATCGCAACCCTCGGCGACATCCGTATCGACTTCCGCCAACATGAAGTTTCACGCGCAGGCATACCCGTAGTTCTCACGCCCATCGAGTTTCGGTTGCTTAGGTACCTTAACCAACATCGCGGCAACATCATCACCCGCGAAGAGCTGCTTGAAAACGTGTGGTCCGCAGACGGCAGCATGCTCAGCCGCACCGTCGACGTGCACGTTGCAGGTCTGCGTAAAAAGATCGAAGAAGACCCGCGCTATCCGCGCTTTCTTCTCACCATCAAAGGCGCAGGATACAAACTCGCCATTTGATCTCGCAGCGCCTTTACATTCCTTACATACAATTTGCACGCCTGACCTGCACATCGCGACACAATCAGGGT is a genomic window containing:
- a CDS encoding response regulator transcription factor, which gives rise to MTRILFIEDEQAFAIGLIDRLRAEGYEVQWESNGNAGQQAASANTFDLILLDVSLPGKNGFDICRDLRRDNISTPILMLTARGEVIDRVLGLKLGADDYVQKNCEPIELMARIEALLRRSQPSATSPDIATLGDIRIDFRQHEVSRAGIPVVLTPIEFRLLRYLNQHRGNIITREELLENVWSADGSMLSRTVDVHVAGLRKKIEEDPRYPRFLLTIKGAGYKLAI
- a CDS encoding sensor histidine kinase KdpD, which gives rise to MHLRFGFRTLIAICVTLAVLLGVVAFVQYRWSKRVLAADLQREREHLDLSASLFASRFNRNLADAVGFLQNDAQTAWTTNAPLPSLPTLIKELYLVDISGAQPHALRANNAGTFSAVATPNWMHPEECAATISQQPLAITTPLFQPVVEKTKQGQSLFLISHANHCFVALLNEDFIKTTLVPNLLQQSFGKSSINDYDFAIVPRHRDAQQIYGPRIKPDFRKPFFSVSLRNLPPIPGRPSTAPTPPGRIIQRYQIQTETHGPPSPPSDIWELQVAHRGLPLAAAFRRERKQELLLVVAAEFLLGASIILLVLSAHRMQRAAEQRMQFVAAVSHELRTPVSSISMLSRNQADGLVTDADKVTQYGELIHQQSRRLSEMIEQTLQYAGIHSNLGTKTRTPVNIANIITTALSVHNDELTRAQFQVEQNIPNNLPTIQGDASLLRIAIDNLLSNAIKYAANGRWIGIHAEYSTSNRAILVHISDHGPGIEATDREHLFEPFYRGHAATETNIPGSGIGLSLVRSAAEAHGGSVTVESTPGQGSTFTLRIPA